The DNA sequence AACAATTAACTCACCCCCCAGTTGGGCCAAACGGTCGTGGAGAGTTTGAGTAGTATCGTCATTTGTGATCAACAATGCTTCGTCGATTAAGACAGGGCCAGTATCTAAACCTGGCTCCATTTCCATAATAGCTACTCCGGTCTTGGTATCACCCGCCTCTATCGCTCGCTGAATGGGGGCCGCCCCGCGCCAACGTGGCAGTAGCGAAGCATGAATATTAAAACAGCCCCTGCGACCCGAACGCTTTGCCATATCCAAGAATGCTGCAGGCAAAATGAGGCCGTAGGCAACCACAACGATTACCTCGAAATCCATCCGGTCTATTGCGGCTAGTGTCTGCTTGGCCTCCTCTGACAGCTTTTCATCCTTATTCTGCAAATGCAGGCTTTGTGGTTGCAGCACCGGAATATGGTTGGCCTTCGCAAGACGTTTGACCGGGCTCTCTTGTAATTGCAAACCGCGTCCCGCAGGACGATCGGGCTGAGTTAGAACAGCCACCACTTCGTGACCCGCTGAAAGTATCGCGGCCAATGCGGTAGCGGCAAAGTCTGGGGTGCCGGCAAAAATAATTTTCATGATGTCTCGCTTAGCGAAGACCAACCATTTCTTTTGCCCGCTTTTTGAGTTTTGCTGAAATCCGACTCTGTTTTAAGGGTGACAAATACTCAACAAATACTTTGCCCTGCAAGTGATCCATTTCGTGTTGCAGACAAACTGCCAATAAACCATCGGCCTCAAGCTCAAATGCCTTACCATCTTGGTTTAAAGCCTTCACTCGAAT is a window from the Polynucleobacter sp. HIN11 genome containing:
- the fmt gene encoding methionyl-tRNA formyltransferase; translated protein: MKIIFAGTPDFAATALAAILSAGHEVVAVLTQPDRPAGRGLQLQESPVKRLAKANHIPVLQPQSLHLQNKDEKLSEEAKQTLAAIDRMDFEVIVVVAYGLILPAAFLDMAKRSGRRGCFNIHASLLPRWRGAAPIQRAIEAGDTKTGVAIMEMEPGLDTGPVLIDEALLITNDDTTQTLHDRLAQLGGELIVKALKLIADTTDLILHPQDPNRVTYAHKILKSEAKLDWSSAAELIDRKVRALNPAPGASTELEGELVKVWLTRIPKTSKDAVDTRPGTILGEGEQGVLVQCGDRAIELLEVQNAGGKKITGRQWFFGRPKEKTQCFS